From the genome of Solidesulfovibrio carbinolicus, one region includes:
- a CDS encoding PD-(D/E)XK nuclease family protein: MPPRGDPLVKAPVSVIPWTEEFFAALARRLLAATGGDFTDVAVLFPLRRAARHLCDRLAELPGLPKPLLLPEIAAIGEWTAALGADCAPVPPVMLDALDRVAILHDIVRDIAATASQDEAFPADITDFFPWGLELAEIMEELFRQGLHGQDMAHLEGQVLAPAAALLGRLGAIHRRYRQRLLDEGLGTPGLLAALAAENAPAVAERFAGKRLFACGFAVLTGAEKTLLQTLWKKGLLELVWHADPALADGGRPVHFACREHKRLLNDWKAKAVVLGDGKARKLKAKADPTRGTLVLDADAANLSSKKLRFIEAHDLHAELKGLEEALHDAQDLESTAIVLPDTGLLSPVLHILPRRDVNISMGYPLARSSLARLLETILALQETRLERGRYHWRELIALLRHPYLKMLRLGAAEPLRAVFHGLEAAIRQGGAYVDPLALPLAGGEDDEPPSPEALALAGRVLGVCLASFDAVDTPRALGNALAGLCDLLLDPEHCGDAWERFLIDAECLFRLAAGIVPALTSGRLADAALPAPTLFALLRRLLADERAPFEAEPLTGLQVLGVLETRLLSFKRLFLLDAVEAKLPGAPRYDPLLPDTLRRLMGLPDSRERDLVAAYNLYRLFFGAEEITVFYRTGSPGSGLFEDKPGRSRFVEQLLWEEEKRLGRVLRPGEPPVSILRLPPCPIPASDPAVPVTGEVADRLAAYLETQKLSASFFDAYLACPLRFFYRYLSPLSPLAEVAEEGDRAAVGEVVHEVLRDFFTPYLNRDIDAADLDATALADLFESRLAGHAAFAALPPDGQLLLARTGRAKLAEAVAATPRTTILALETDLTASLETGGRTFPLYGRADRIDQREDGVVILDYKTGRPPKGQGRFWTDDHLWDRLAADPLAADDALFEDIATRAGSVQLPLYCWLHHAARGETPADAAVVELRDKGQERPLFGPRQDPETRAQAITHHVPQLLVAILRHLANTPSFRPRPDNNRCPYCEFRQACRAL, translated from the coding sequence CGCCCTGGGGGCCGACTGCGCCCCGGTCCCGCCGGTCATGCTCGACGCCCTGGACCGGGTGGCCATCCTCCACGACATCGTGCGCGACATCGCCGCCACAGCTTCGCAGGACGAAGCCTTCCCGGCCGACATCACGGACTTTTTCCCCTGGGGCCTGGAGCTGGCCGAAATCATGGAGGAGCTGTTCCGCCAGGGCCTCCACGGCCAGGACATGGCCCATCTGGAAGGCCAGGTGCTGGCCCCGGCCGCGGCGCTGCTGGGACGCCTGGGGGCCATCCACCGCCGTTACCGGCAGCGCCTGCTGGACGAAGGCCTGGGCACGCCCGGACTCCTGGCCGCCCTGGCCGCCGAAAACGCCCCGGCCGTAGCCGAGCGCTTCGCCGGCAAGCGCCTTTTCGCCTGCGGCTTTGCCGTGCTGACCGGAGCGGAAAAAACGCTCTTGCAGACGCTGTGGAAAAAAGGGCTGCTGGAGCTGGTCTGGCACGCCGATCCGGCCCTGGCCGACGGCGGCCGGCCGGTCCATTTCGCCTGCCGCGAGCACAAGCGCCTGCTTAACGACTGGAAAGCCAAGGCCGTGGTCCTGGGCGACGGCAAGGCGCGAAAGCTCAAGGCCAAGGCCGATCCAACGCGGGGGACGCTGGTGCTCGACGCCGACGCCGCCAACCTGTCCTCGAAAAAGCTGCGCTTCATCGAGGCCCACGACCTCCACGCCGAACTCAAGGGGCTGGAAGAGGCGCTTCACGACGCCCAGGACCTGGAGTCCACGGCCATCGTCCTGCCCGACACCGGGCTTTTAAGCCCCGTGCTCCACATCCTGCCCCGGCGCGACGTCAACATCTCCATGGGCTATCCCCTGGCCCGCTCGTCCCTGGCCCGGCTGCTGGAAACCATCCTGGCCCTGCAGGAAACCCGGCTGGAGCGCGGCCGCTACCACTGGCGCGAACTGATTGCCCTGTTGCGCCATCCCTATCTCAAGATGCTGCGCCTGGGCGCGGCCGAACCGCTTCGGGCCGTGTTCCACGGCCTGGAGGCGGCCATCCGCCAGGGCGGGGCCTACGTCGATCCCCTGGCCCTGCCCCTGGCCGGGGGCGAGGACGACGAGCCGCCAAGCCCCGAAGCCCTGGCCCTGGCCGGACGCGTGCTGGGCGTCTGCCTGGCCTCCTTCGACGCCGTGGACACGCCCCGCGCCCTGGGCAACGCCCTGGCCGGGCTGTGCGATCTGCTGCTGGACCCCGAACACTGCGGCGACGCCTGGGAGCGGTTTCTCATCGACGCCGAGTGCCTGTTCCGGTTGGCCGCCGGCATCGTGCCGGCCCTGACCTCCGGCCGTCTGGCCGATGCCGCGCTGCCGGCCCCGACGCTGTTTGCCCTGCTGCGCCGGCTGTTGGCCGACGAGCGCGCCCCCTTCGAGGCCGAGCCGCTGACCGGCCTGCAAGTGCTGGGCGTCCTGGAAACGCGCCTGTTATCCTTCAAGCGCCTGTTCCTCCTCGACGCCGTGGAAGCCAAGCTGCCCGGCGCGCCGCGCTACGATCCGCTGCTGCCCGACACCCTGCGCCGCCTCATGGGCCTGCCCGACTCCCGGGAGCGCGATCTGGTCGCCGCCTACAACCTCTACCGGCTCTTTTTCGGGGCCGAGGAGATCACGGTCTTCTACCGCACCGGCTCGCCCGGCTCCGGGCTGTTCGAGGACAAGCCCGGCCGCAGCCGGTTCGTGGAGCAGCTCCTGTGGGAAGAGGAAAAACGCCTGGGCCGGGTGCTGCGCCCCGGCGAGCCGCCGGTTTCCATCCTGCGCCTGCCGCCCTGCCCCATCCCCGCCAGCGACCCGGCCGTGCCGGTCACCGGGGAAGTGGCCGACCGGCTGGCCGCCTATCTCGAAACCCAAAAGCTCTCGGCCAGCTTTTTCGACGCCTACCTGGCCTGCCCCTTGCGCTTTTTCTACCGCTACCTGTCGCCGCTCTCGCCCCTGGCCGAGGTGGCCGAGGAAGGCGACCGGGCAGCCGTGGGCGAGGTGGTCCACGAGGTCTTGCGCGACTTCTTCACGCCCTATCTCAACCGCGACATTGACGCCGCCGACCTCGACGCCACGGCTCTGGCCGACCTGTTCGAGTCCCGGCTGGCCGGCCACGCCGCCTTCGCCGCCCTGCCGCCCGACGGCCAACTGCTGCTCGCCCGCACCGGCCGGGCCAAGCTTGCCGAAGCCGTGGCCGCCACGCCCCGAACCACCATTTTGGCCCTGGAAACCGACCTGACCGCCAGCCTGGAAACCGGCGGCCGGACCTTCCCCCTTTACGGCCGGGCCGACCGCATCGACCAGCGCGAAGACGGCGTCGTCATCCTCGACTACAAGACCGGCCGGCCGCCCAAGGGCCAAGGCCGCTTCTGGACCGACGACCACCTCTGGGACCGGCTGGCCGCCGATCCCCTGGCTGCCGACGACGCGCTTTTTGAGGACATCGCCACCCGGGCCGGCAGCGTCCAGCTGCCGCTCTACTGCTGGCTGCACCACGCCGCGCGCGGCGAAACCCCGGCCGACGCCGCCGTGGTGGAACTGCGCGACAAAGGGCAGGAACGCCCGCTGTTTGGTCCGCGCCAAGACCCCGAAACCCGCGCCCAGGCCATCACCCATCACGTCCCCCAGCTCCTGGTCGCAATCCTGCGCCACCTCGCCAATACCCCAAGCTTCCGCCCCCGCCCAGACAACAACCGCTGCCCCTACTGCGAGTTTCGACAGGCCTGTAGAGCGCTGTGA
- a CDS encoding tyrosine-type recombinase/integrase has protein sequence MSSTNGRADTGASPAPAASPPTPKGVDEFLTALAAVKGYSPATVAAYADDLAQFEASLAGRGLSLATPEAITRDHVRGFLAELHRRRAAKSSMGRKLSTLRGFFKYQLQKKRVAADPTAGVKNPKAERRGPRALNADEAVALVTPPLAAPAADGSAASCRDLALAELLYGSGLRISEALGLDLDDLDLSQGIVRVMGKGSKERLAPLSDASRERLRDYLRRRGELGPGPMELALFLGNRGGRLDRRQAARIVDALAKGAGLARHAHPHMLRHSFATHLLESGADLRSVQELLGHARLTTTTRYTSLDLARIVGIYDKAHPRSGHKDEGDDNKK, from the coding sequence ATGTCCTCGACAAACGGCAGGGCTGATACAGGAGCTTCGCCGGCCCCTGCCGCATCGCCTCCCACGCCAAAGGGCGTGGACGAGTTTCTGACCGCCCTGGCCGCCGTCAAGGGCTACTCTCCGGCCACCGTGGCGGCCTACGCGGACGATCTGGCCCAGTTCGAGGCCTCTCTCGCCGGCCGGGGCCTGAGTCTGGCCACGCCCGAGGCCATCACCCGGGACCACGTGCGCGGCTTTCTGGCCGAGCTGCACCGCCGCCGCGCGGCCAAGTCCTCCATGGGCCGCAAGCTTTCCACCCTGCGCGGCTTTTTCAAATACCAGCTGCAAAAAAAACGCGTCGCCGCCGACCCCACGGCCGGCGTCAAAAATCCCAAGGCCGAACGGCGCGGGCCAAGGGCGCTCAACGCCGACGAGGCCGTGGCCCTGGTGACGCCGCCGCTCGCCGCCCCGGCCGCTGACGGCTCGGCCGCGTCCTGCCGCGACCTGGCCCTGGCCGAGCTGCTCTACGGCTCGGGGCTTCGTATAAGCGAAGCCCTGGGCCTGGACCTCGACGACCTGGACCTGTCCCAGGGCATTGTCCGTGTCATGGGCAAGGGCAGCAAGGAGCGCCTGGCTCCCCTAAGCGACGCCTCGCGGGAGCGGCTGCGGGACTATCTGCGCCGCCGGGGCGAACTCGGGCCGGGACCCATGGAGCTGGCCCTTTTTCTCGGGAATCGGGGCGGTCGCCTCGACCGACGCCAAGCGGCGCGCATCGTGGACGCCCTGGCCAAGGGCGCGGGACTGGCCCGCCACGCCCATCCCCACATGCTGCGCCACAGCTTCGCCACCCATTTGCTTGAATCCGGGGCCGACCTGCGCAGCGTCCAGGAACTCCTGGGCCACGCCCGCCTGACCACCACCACCCGCTACACCAGCCTCGACCTGGCCCGTATCGTCGGCATCTACGACAAGGCCCATCCCCGCAGCGGCCACAAGGACGAGGGCGACGACAACAAAAAATGA
- a CDS encoding GGDEF domain-containing protein — MVSDALCAFTRTQKILVLSPDPTLARLFDAAFTPAEAEVTIQSQGRYAVETLFTDPPDMLVVDAALADIPGPTLVTMVKSENVYRQLPVALIMDEAALGTDIDWCAVEVDELLTRPLTSAMLRARVTLALARATRSLDANPLTKLPGNTSIIGRIQDLIDRKQDFALAYADLDYFKSFNDKYGFSRGDEVLMMTARIIVNTVRSVGGPTAFVGHVGGDDFVFILGIDRVEEACKAVVASFDGIVPHFYDADDRDRGFIQSVDREGHRRSFPLMAISIAVVFNRDGRLKHFGEASQTAMTLKKKAKENPKSCYVLDKRQG; from the coding sequence ATGGTTTCCGACGCGCTGTGCGCCTTCACCCGCACCCAGAAGATTCTGGTCTTAAGCCCCGACCCAACCCTGGCCCGGCTGTTTGACGCCGCCTTCACCCCGGCCGAGGCCGAGGTGACCATCCAGAGCCAGGGGCGCTACGCGGTGGAAACCCTTTTCACCGATCCGCCGGACATGCTCGTGGTGGACGCCGCCCTGGCCGACATCCCGGGGCCGACCCTGGTGACCATGGTCAAAAGCGAAAACGTCTACCGCCAGTTGCCCGTGGCCCTGATCATGGACGAAGCCGCCCTGGGGACGGACATCGACTGGTGCGCCGTAGAGGTGGACGAACTGCTCACGCGCCCCCTGACCTCGGCCATGCTGCGCGCCCGGGTCACCCTGGCCCTGGCCCGGGCCACACGGTCCCTGGACGCCAACCCCCTGACCAAGCTGCCGGGCAACACGTCCATCATCGGCCGCATCCAGGACCTCATCGACCGCAAGCAGGACTTCGCCCTGGCCTACGCCGATCTCGACTATTTCAAGTCGTTCAACGACAAGTACGGCTTTTCCCGGGGCGACGAGGTGCTCATGATGACGGCGCGCATCATCGTCAACACGGTGCGCTCCGTGGGCGGCCCCACGGCCTTTGTCGGGCATGTGGGCGGCGACGACTTCGTCTTTATCCTGGGCATCGACCGGGTGGAGGAGGCGTGCAAGGCCGTTGTGGCCAGCTTCGACGGCATCGTGCCGCATTTCTACGACGCCGACGACCGCGACCGGGGATTCATTCAGTCCGTGGACCGCGAAGGCCACCGCCGCAGCTTTCCGCTCATGGCCATTTCCATCGCCGTGGTCTTTAACCGCGACGGCCGACTCAAACACTTCGGCGAGGCCTCCCAGACGGCCATGACGCTCAAGAAGAAAGCCAAGGAAAACCCCAAGAGCTGCTATGTCCTCGACAAACGGCAGGGCTGA